The following DNA comes from Camelina sativa cultivar DH55 chromosome 14, Cs, whole genome shotgun sequence.
taattgtaaattaattatttatactgTAAAGTCGTAATATACGTCACCTGACTTTTGATGGTAGTCACGCATTAAATATTCGAGAAAGCTAGATATCGgccaaattttattaaatatgataTATCTAAGAAACCTCCAATTGAATGATTCACTTACTTACTTAGTAGGTAGTACATATGATAATGTCTGGATTGATTAATGTTAGATTAGttagatattataaatacttgAATGTGACATAAATTAACTTTCTGTCAGGAAAGGCCTCAAGTCCAGCTAATGTTTGTCTACCTGTTTGGCGAGTTCAGAGTAGAAATAACTATCAAAGATAAGGCAAAACATGTTTCTGGTATGATAGTTTGGCACACACGTAACACAATATAATGCTCTAATTTATTCATGATTGTACCGCGATTGTCTACAAATCATACATATTTCCATTTATAATACTTCTTGGACTACATAGGTTAGGTATTGTTGATACTTGATACTAAAGCGATAACATTGAAAagtttatattgtattttgtaaTACTAGGTAATTATCCTGCATTATGAATAGCTATACTGAATTTTGGTGTTTTAcatatacaaaacatatatattgtgatattatattttgtatgcaATGTAGGTTAAgtttatcaaaattaataatcGTTTTTCACTAATCATTGTTCGAAGTTCAAACACTAATAGTATTCAGTctgtttattttctgcattatTTATTCTTCATCAGTCGCACTTAAAATTtaatagaagaagagagaggcgAAGCAACTTAAACACGTACATGCTTTTGTCCACATGTCAATTTTGCAAATACTATTTAACTGCCGTGTTTAATTATAATTGCATGTTAACAAGATAAATAGTCAATCTTACAATTGTGTATCGCTGCTATTTATGTCACTCACTATGACGAGTTTCTATTGTCAAATTACATTGTCCATTACGATAATtatcatactatatatatatatatatatatatatatctcacagAAGACTACAATAGATATACATATGCGGTGAGTGAACCCAACCACTGTGCTCAAAACCTTGCTAGCTCTCGTAGTTACACAGCGTGAATCATTTCGAAAAGCaatcatataattttcaatATTCTTGAAATTGGTTAAATTCTAAACTTTGTGGTGCAAAAAACCTCTTAATCATCATGAATATTTTAGAGATTTCTCATAAGAACAACACCTcaggaataaaataaaaaactttctCAGGCACTAACATTGAGGTCTCTACTCCGCAAACTTTCTCCGACGCTGGTGTAGCTCCTGCTCATCGACGTCGGGATCTCTTGTCTCTCCACCTTCTTCTCGttaatcttttctttgttttttaagcTTTTCcccgtttttatttttgttacaaacCTCTCTGGCCTCCTTAAATCCCGATGATTTCTCGATAGGCAGTAATAAAGGGCGACGGTGGTTTCCGGTTAACCCCCTCACCTTTTCTCTGATTGCTTCAGCCGGTGTAACAGATCCACGAGCATCCGACATGCACAACCTCCGATTAGGATGTCGTTTCACCCTTGGAAAAGCTTATATTGAAGCACAAAGTTTAGCAGGAGAACTCCTCTCTGGACCACTAGCTAATCTTTATCCGGTGGAGACGTTGGAGTCACACGGCGTCTCCTTTTCCATGGCAAGAACCCATCCttccaaaattgtttttttggtgtggATACTCGATCCAGCCTCTTTCAACAACTCTGGCTTGCTTATGCTGAAGGCTTGTTCACTGGAGCTGCTCAGTCTCTTGCAAATCTATTCATCCTCTCCGTACAACCGTTGCCGCTCACTCAATCCCGCTATGTCAACCATCAAGAGCTTCGGTCTTCTTTTGGGGGGCCTTTCCTTTATTGTCGGCCCATTAACTTCTCAGCAAGCTAAGCCCACGAGCACAAAACCCATATCAAAAATTTCTGAATATTTTCTAAGGCCTCTTCCATTGTTTCTTCGTAATCTTGATGGTAAGGACAGAAGACTCCTTATACATCGTATATCGACAGCTTCGATGTGGGTCCATGAAGATCAATTGCAATCCTTGGTACAAAGCAACCCGTCGTTTATCAATCTTCATCTTAGCGTTTGGCTATTGGGATTTTTGCCTTTGTTTTCAAACAACACCAATGGAGGGAGGAAGATCGGCATTATGACTCCGCCTCTACGGAGCGGTGGTTACCAAAATTTCCTCAACCCCATGTGTCCATATCCCGTGTTCTCTGAACCTAAGCATGTACAATCTACCAACTTCAGGGATATCTTCCACACAATGATTGGTCCAACTCTAGACCTCTCTAAGCCCAGGTACGAGAATTTATTTCTCTTGTTGACGCCCAATTTTAGCCAATGGTGTGGTCAAGTTTACGAACTCTGTGGATTCCATTTGAGTAGTAAAGCATCATTGTTGTTGTGgcgtctctctctttccttgAGAACCTTGGGTATAGTATCCCTTTCGGCTTTGACCCATGATTCCTATTGCTTGATGTTCTTTGGTAATTGGATATTGTTTCCAATTTGTCCGAGTTTAGTCTACGGCTTTGGTGTGATCAAGGTCATTCTCTACTCTATGGCAATTCTACCAAACATCTATAAGCCCCAGAGCTCCACAAACCTTGCTCAAAAACTTGTCAAGCTACCACCTCGTGTAGGCTTCCTCAAACCGGAGAGAAGTTTAGCTTTGACCCTTATATTAACGCCAACCAGTCTGATGATAGTGGCAATCTCCTCATCCGTTTGGCTTATACATGGAAGAGCTATCGACAATCTTGATCTCACATGTACCAAAACTCCTTCAAGAatttggctcaaagctctcaagaaccTATTGCCGATTAATCCTATCCTATGTTgttttggcattggggaatgcttTCTTATCTTGTATTCTAAGCTTTGCTGTAAAATTTTTGTCCTTTGATTAATGAATGCAAGTTGTttgacacacacacaccaaaaaaaaaaaaaaNAAAAATCATCATGAATATTGTGGTTGAAAAAGACAAACAGTCTTATTCATATTCATTAACTTTGATTTGAAACTATGTATAGACCTACTTAAATTTGATAGAGAGATTAAAACcccacacacacactcacacacaaCAAATGATAGAGACTCgtcattatgaaatataatcaatagtttttgttttgtcaaaatgTATTGTACTATTTCAAGATTCGATTCACATTTCACTAAAGTTGGTTGAGCCTAATTCAATGTTTGCAACtcaaatagtaaaaagaaaacgaTATTTTTGTGGCATCGTAATACATGAATCCTCATTTTTAGAGAAGATAGTATCATAGGACAAGTACAAAAAGGCGAAGAAACCGTACTTGAGTCTTGTGACGAGTCCTTTGTTTGGTCATATAAACATGTCAATGGTCGATGAGTCCCCTTTCTACTAACATGCAATAATACCACATTTGCTTTCATAAATCTAAACTATACATTATACTATTCTTGTGTCACAACTCagaacttatatatttttttttctcattctttttctttttgcttttgtacCTCCAATACAGAATCCAATGTAACAAACACCAATTAATCACTCACACAACCCAATAGTATCAAaccaattcaacaaaaaaaaaaaatatcaaattgaaaTCTCCCCgcaatttttttcttgtttgacaatacaagtttttttcttatattatatacattacGTATCAACAGAGATATTTGCTTTCAGACCTACTTGTGATCAATGGTCCATGGTCTATAATGAGATCCCTGAACAACCAATTTTTACTAATTACCTCGCAACCTCGAGTTCTTCACCAGCAGAACTTCTTTCTCTGCATCATATTCCTAACCATTAATACATAGAATACCGACTTAGAAGGGCAGCAAAACTAGCTACAGAATGACACTAACCCGGTACTTAGCTTCCTCTTGCCGGTCTATGTAACTCAAAAGTTCATCTTGCCTCATTAAAGCCTCATGCAACGCCTGTTCATCAACACCCATATTCGGTAATAATAAGGTTTATAATGACTCGTTATCAGTACCATTCAAGGTTTAGAAACAGAGTTTCATACCTTTTTCGTGGTGATGAGCTCTGCTTCTAGTGCATCCACGCGATAAACAGCAGCATTCAGCAACTCCTCTTTCTCGTGAGGCATCTCGAATTTCCTCATGCGAAGAGTTTCTAGCTGTTTCTCAAGATCCCCGAGTCTGcttaaaacagaggaaatgacAACCCTTTCAGTGATCGTTGAACGAGAAGGTGAAGGTGGACGGGATTCCCTTGCAGTATGTTCATCACACAGCTCAGCTCTAGCGCTTGAAGGATGCAACTGTGAGTTTTCTTTAGTCAGTGGCAGAGCCAGAGACACGAGTGTGAAAAAGTTCATGAAGAACACAGTTAGCCAACTCCTGATATGACTCACCAATCCTATTTTGCCCAAACTTGATGTATATTGCGGACCTGCAACACGTTCCATTATATTATTACATGCTGTTTCACGTCCGTAACCTCCAAATGTCCCACCGGTCTTACCTTCAGAAGCATTTGACATCTCTTTGGGCTGCCAAGAAACATCCACAACTATGTCCACCATTGGTACACACTCCTCATACTCAGATAAAACAGTAGGACTTGTGTTACCATTGGCTTTGATCTATTAAAATAAGCATAATAGCATATCAGGTCCTgtataagaaattaagaactAAGAACTTCTACGTATTTGATGTCACTTTTGTACATGAGAACGCTTACAGTTTCAGTAACAGGAGTCAACTTGGGTACATGATTGTTCAAATTTGTTTTCGGTGAAACCATCTCTTCCAATTCAGACCCTGACTCTGCTGTTGATGGGTCACTAACTTTCATCTGAGCCAAGAGAGGAGAGGATTCTTACAACCTGATAATACAcccaaaaaaacatagaaaacctTATGTTGAAACTACCAAAAGACCTTACCCCAGAATCAGTTGGCATATCAGATGAAGATATTTGAGAATCACTGGTTAGGAACGCACCAGCATGCCTACAGAACGTCCCACCACTGCGACCCATCTGCATGAAGACCGAGAAATCATTAGAGTAACATATATGTATcctttatattttgatttaatataaGCATAACAGAAACATAACGAACAATAAGATGTGGAATATTTAGACACAAGCACTCCACCTTTAATATCTCAGGGTCTTTCCACGGTCCTTTATCAGATCTCATACAACCTCCCTGATCTGCACAAGTGCAAGTACCACCGAGAAAATCTGGCAGCTGGCTGAACAAGTTCCAAAATATGGTCAGATACTCAGATGTTAAATCATATTCCAAACGAAACATTGAAGACAAACTGTCTACCTGGCATCAATCATCTCAAGTAATTTTTTCTGGTACTTGTTGCCAAGGACCTATTCAGATCACATTGAtacaattaagttttttttctacaGTTAAAAGTGTAAAAGTGGATACATAGGAACCACGGTTAAGTTACATGTATTTTGGAGACAGTCTTTGGATCAAGAAATGATTTCACCGTGCCCCAAAGTAGCTTAAAACCAGAGCCGGCATTGATGATAAACATACGATGAAGAGTCTGCACATATGTCATATCACATGTTATTAAAACAATGCTCAAAAACAGGTTTTGcttacaaaaaaatcaatggcTGCCTGACAATACCTCAGGGTAGTTATCACTATCAATCTTTTGCAGCTGGATTATGAGATCTCGAGCAgttttagtgaaattttttaAGCCCTGCCAATATATTTCAGACGATTCAGTAAGCATAAGGAAACCTACACATGAAAAAGGTTCCAGAATTTGGGTTAAAAATGTACCAGGCCTTGGACATCTAGGATAGTTGTACTGGAGTCAATGTGTCTCTTAGCAGCAATGCAGCAAGCTGGGAATTTGACAGTAATAgttttctcaaactctttaaCATGATATCTCAGGTATCTTTCCAATGTAGTGACTTGCATGAGTTTGCTTGCGTCGACTTTTCCTAATCTTTCAATGTAAACAGGTCTTCCTTCCTTATCAACACCATGATATCCCTGAGGGTAGCACTTGAGGACTTCATCCAATTCCGGAAACTCAAATTCCTGAAGTGAAGGAACTTAGTCAGCAACTATCTGCGGGTATTGACACAAATACTTTTGCGCAACACACGAAAATGACAACTTTATAGTACCTCCAAGATAGTGTCAGTGCCAAAATCCCTTCTCCATTGGATCATGTTAGTCCACATTAACTTTGCTTTTCCAAGATCAAATTTCCTAGCAAACAGGAACCTGCAGAAAGAgtcatgaaaacaaacaaacaatgttCTCTCTACTTCATATCAAATATACTTATAACACAATGAAACACGTCCATGATCTCAACATCGACATAAAACAGTGATTAAGTAGAACACAagatggattaaaaaaaaatggaaacctCAACATCATGTGATAATCATCAAGGCTAGGAGGAAGCAAATGGTCAGAGATGAGTGAGTGTCGGAAATCAGAAACATATCTTAATTCTTCAGCATCATGTATGTCTTCGAAGGTAAGAGAGAGTGTCCGGTCAATGCTTCTCCCCCccctgctgctgctgctgctcccTTTCCTCTTCAGGGAATCTCTGAATTTGCTtttggaagaagatgatttcTTCCTGAAAAGACCACCAATTCTAGCTTTCTTGTCATCCTCTGAAACTTCCAAATCTgacttcttttctcttttatcaccaccaccattgtTTGAGAAACCTTCAAAACcagacaaaacaataaataaggTCAAAAccatcaaataaaaatgataacttTTATAGTTTTGCGAGTGATGAAAATCTCCACTCTCAAAAAACCAAATCGGAAGACTTACAAGGTCTTGTGAATCGATCGAGAGAGCCCGACATGAGGAGAATACTCAACTTGTGTGAactccaaaaaataaaaataaaaaatcgaaactttagaatttggagaaaaaaaaaaaaaaaaaaaaaactgaaatcgGAATTGAAGGAAAGGGATGGGGGGggggaagatgaagaagtaacTGAGGAATTTATTACTATTAAATTTATGGTTTTTCGTTTATGCGAATGTGAGAAATCAATGTTAGCAGAAGTAGTAATCTTCACGGCCGCCGGGAAATATCGTAGCCATTATTAATGTTGAGAAGAttcgaatatttttttctatttttttcgtCTGCCTCTTCGTTATTTTTCACCTACAAAATTATTTACGTTATCATGACACGTGGCGATTAGTTGCTCGATCATCATGTGAAACCTCCTCTTGGCGGGAACTCGCTTCCAGTTATTACATCACACGTTAATTCggtttattctgttttttttttagtattttcttcttcttcttcaaattgaGAGTTTAGTAGTATTCCtagttaaattataaatcagGGTCCAAAAGGATGATATAAagttctaattaatttttagttagactatttttttttgtttatgctttATGCATACAAAAATACACAGCACcataaaatcaataattatacATCCGGATCCGGTCCTATTTCCGATGATCggcttatgatttttttttttttgtaaagacaaatcacaaaagaaccttcaataattttttttttttttttgtcaatcaagaACCTTTAAcgattatgattttttatatataattaaaagtaGAGTAGGATATTTTAGAAGATCaataatgtaataaaatatgtaCACATCACGATCACGCTACATACATTTTTGTCCGTTGTCATGAGAATTATTAACTAAACAACCAGTACGTGCACAAGTGTAGATAGAGTCATAGAGAAAAGTATTTTACAATCTCTCTCCAGTCTCCATCATACCAGagagatattttttgtttttgtggaagCCTTTCTCCCACCCACTTGATCTCAAACTTCTGGTAGCAATGGCTTCTTTATTATTTACTTAAAATCATCCTAATATCAATTACCTTGCTTGGTCTccgaaaacacacacaaaaattaattactacttCTGTTTGCGTATTTAAGCCAATTGGATGAGCTTTGTATTACAGTACCTGTCATGTGTACTTCCTTAATTTGCGTTTTGCCTGAAACTGGCCAAGCTTGTCTCTCCACTCAGCTGCAATGCAAAATCAATGGCAAAATCGATCTTTGATTTCTTGAacgaaaaaaacataagaaacttTCACACACCATTATTTTCTCAATGAAAAACATGGACATTTTCACCAAACAGAGCGCAACACTGCATTATAACGGGGAATATATGCTTCAAGATTAATGCATATGGGAAGGGGTGAGAGCAAAGCTTACCGGCTTCATCATACCGTTCTTCATCAACAGCTTGCATCATGTTCCTCAATAAATCAAACTCTTTTGTATCAAAACAAGGCTGACCATTTGGCCTAATGCAATGAAAACAATGTTACTAAGTTTGTTAACTTACCAGCAAAAGAAAGGATCTTAAAATGACTAATTTCACATTTCAACCTGTCTAGTTCGGTGAATAATAAACCATCTGAAGCAGGTGTTTGCTTTGATAGCTTTCCCGAATCAATGACTCTCATTCCATCACTATAAGCTAGATACTTGTTAACTTGAATAGGTACCTAAAAAGAGTGAGTATTGACACCATTTTTCAACAGTTAATACTCGGTTAAATATGATATCATGAAGAGAACTCTTGTGTGATTGTTTCTCTTCAAAAGAAAGTTTGAAAACATGGTTATAACTATACCTTGCATCTAACAGCTATGTTAATTGCATCTGAAGGACGGAGATCGAAGCTAACACACTCCGACTTATTACCACCAACCTGCAATCCCATCATTCAGAGCAGCCTTAGCAATACATTACggattttaaatttcaaaagaaaacatttggAAGATGCATTCCTAGGCCAAAATTGCAAACCTTTGAAAGGTATAACT
Coding sequences within:
- the LOC104740661 gene encoding phosphatidylinositol/phosphatidylcholine transfer protein SFH4-like, which translates into the protein MSGSLDRFTRPCFSNNGGGDKREKKSDLEVSEDDKKARIGGLFRKKSSSSKSKFRDSLKRKGSSSSSRGGRSIDRTLSLTFEDIHDAEELRYVSDFRHSLISDHLLPPSLDDYHMMLRFLFARKFDLGKAKLMWTNMIQWRRDFGTDTILEEFEFPELDEVLKCYPQGYHGVDKEGRPVYIERLGKVDASKLMQVTTLERYLRYHVKEFEKTITVKFPACCIAAKRHIDSSTTILDVQGLGLKNFTKTARDLIIQLQKIDSDNYPETLHRMFIINAGSGFKLLWGTVKSFLDPKTVSKIHVLGNKYQKKLLEMIDASQLPDFLGGTCTCADQGGCMRSDKGPWKDPEILKMGRSGGTFCRHAGAFLTSDSQISSSDMPTDSGMKVSDPSTAESGSELEEMVSPKTNLNNHVPKLTPVTETIKANGNTSPTVLSEYEECVPMVDIVVDVSWQPKEMSNASEGPQYTSSLGKIGLVSHIRSWLTVFFMNFFTLVSLALPLTKENSQLHPSSARAELCDEHTARESRPPSPSRSTITERVVISSVLSRLGDLEKQLETLRMRKFEMPHEKEELLNAAVYRVDALEAELITTKKALHEALMRQDELLSYIDRQEEAKYRRKKFCW